From the Echeneis naucrates chromosome 7, fEcheNa1.1, whole genome shotgun sequence genome, the window GAAGCTTTTCAAAATGATTCTTGTGAATCGGAAAGCACAGTTGGGATACAAATGCAACCACCTTCATAAGATACATCCAGTGTGTTCCCACGGTAAACATGTATACATGTCTAAATGCATACAGACAAACAGTTTGTATGCTTGTATGGTTAGtctgcgcatgtgtgtgtgtgtgtgtttatgacgTAAACCGAGAGTGAGGACCCGAATTTCAGGCAGGTTTACATTAGTCAGCAGATGCAGTGGGCCACATCATTAGTCATTCTGACACCTACTTCTGGCCCCTGCTTTATTGATGAGGCCAAGCTCAACAGCTACCCTCCTCTTAACacaccaacatacacacatacacacacacacaaatacataaaacCCTCCTTTACCACAACTGTGCAGTCAAAGCAACAGGAGACCGGTTTAGCATGTCATGCCTCACTCCGGTGGGAAAAGACATCTTGTGCTGCTGTATTTCCGCAAAATGAGTAGACAGCAGAGAAGCGATAGCCTGATTGTTTTCCACAACGCTGTTCCTATTCATCCATTTATCTGTGCACAGACCAAACAATCGATCCAGAATCAACCATCTGCTCAACACCACATCTTCTGAGCAGGTTGTGAATGGCAGGGCGAGGTGACAGGGTGCCAAGTGTGTCACAGCAATGAGCTCAGAGCCATTTATGGCCTCCATGACTCGTGACATTTAACAGGATGCTGCAATTTGTCAGCGTCTCAGCCTGATTCACACATCCACAACAAGGAACGCTCATAAAACACATTACCATTAGGCCTAATAGTCCCGCCTAACAGAACCCTCTGTGCActtgtatatgtgtgattgtgtggaCACATTGCTCTTTGAAACCTTTATTCTACTTACATTTTGTTTGGTCTGGGTTAACACATGGGTTCAGAGGTAAGGTGCTATTAAGGGGCTTAGGAACGTTTTATGTCCAAAAGTGTCCTCACAACTCTGGAAAATACATGCGCACGATtgagtatgcatgtgtgtgtacgcaTTGTAATATTAATGACCTATTTGTGATTCACCTCCCTACCATAAAATGACAACTGGTCCAAATATATGGTGACATAAAAATGAGGGAAAAATGGGATGTGAGAAAATAATGTATAAAGATGCTACACATTTATACAAGTAAAATTAATAAGGCAATCAGTGAATGATAGAAACATATGTgactcaaacaaaaataaacaactccCTTGCTTAGAAATACTGACTATTTCACTGAATATTTCAATAACTGAAATCAGAGCATTTGTAATATGAATCAACAAATTCTCAAGCCCAGCCACTAATGTaattcacagagagagagtgatggaggGGGAGGACTCTCAAAATGCGAAGTCATTGTTTCAGTTCATTGTGAACTGAGAGAGCATCTCTAGTGGCTGCGAGGCAAGTAAGAGGGTGAAGTAAGAgtattatttctgtttctgtattgCTTTGTTTCTCTAAGATGCTTTCAGTGTTCCTCTTCCCTCTACTTCCACAAACTCCTACgcctctttccttctccctctctctctctctctccctccgtgtCCCTCTAATAGGTGAAGTACAAAGAGGGGGCAATGGCACAGCTATTTATGAGACAGAGCATCTGGACAGCCATTATTCCCCTAGAACAATAGTTTTGTGAAGGCACAGTTGATACTCCTTATGGTCTCTTATCTTATGTGTAAAGTTTGTGAAGTAAGTCTTGAAAAAGGTGTCATTGACTTCTACAGCAGTTGAAGGTTTTTGGGCTGTGGAGTTGGATGCACACATCAAGTCACTATCAAACATTTACGCGTACACAACGGACCCAACTGCAAACACACGTTCGCGTAAACACGTGcactcacacaaaacacacgcACCAGTATTTGCAGCCAGATAAAAGAGGTGTCTGCTCTGCTCTTACCCGAGCGTTGTCATGGTAACGATGGTGTACCAGAAGGAGGCTGGGATGCTGGTGAATTTGCTTGAGCTTGAACCCTTTTCTGCGTAGAACATAACGGTAGCAAAGATAATTATGGCCATAGTGAGGGAGAAGAGCAGGAAGCCGAGCTCGGAGGCACAGCTCTTCAGCGTGTAGCCCAGGATGCGCAGGCCCTGCGAGTGACGGGAGAACTTAAAGATACGGAACACGCGGAAGACACGGAGTGTCACGAAGGCACCACTCACGTCCTCGTTGTCAGTCATCACCAGGCCTATGTAGTAGGGTAGGATGGCCACTACATCAATGATGCTCATGACAGACCTCATGAAGCGGTAGCGGCTGGGCGCAGCAAACAAGCGCATCAGGTACTCCACGGTGAAGATCATAACGCAGGCCGTGTCCATGCAGAAAAAGGCCACGGTGTATCGCTCGCCACACGGCACCTCCTTTTGGTTGGGCGCCGAGCCACATGGAACTGTCTCCACCACATTGGTGATGACGGAGACAGCAATGAAGAAGCCAGTGACGTAATAGAAGACAAGGGCCATGGTGGAAGTGTGGGGGTTCTCAAAGGCCCTCCACATGGTCTCCCTGAAGGTCATGTTGGGTAGCTTGGCATCTTTGTTGTCCTCCTGGTCATCCATCAAGCGCTCCGcattctccctcttcctgtccttGTACTCTTCATAGCAGCAGTCACCAATGATCTCTGGGACAATGCCAAAGAAAGCCAACTCCTCATCATAAGAGGAGATGCATTCATAGCGCGGGTAGTGGAGCTTGCCGGTGCGGTAGAAGTTAAGCACACTGCGGAACACATCAGGGTCCCGGTCAAAGAAGTACTCTTTGGTCTCCTCGTTGTAGAAGAACTCCTTCTCTGAACTTCCCAGGAGAGTGTCTGGATAGCGGTCTAACGTGTTCCTCCATGTCTGGAAGCGCCTTCCACTGACATTGAGAATGATTAGCTCATCCTGCCGCTTGCTCTTCTCAGTTGGTGCCACTGGCATGGGCAAATTGGCCACAGGCATCCAGCCAATAGCCGCCGCCCGGGCAAAGGGAAGCCAAGCCGCCACTCCCGCCGCCATCCTGTGTCCGGCCTGGGGCGTAGGGGAGAATAAATCCAGCACCTTCACAACCAGCTTGACTTCAGCTCAGTCACCATCTACACCAAAGAGACGGACTAAAGTGAGGATAGGGAGAAGAGGAGTGCTATTATGATCATGACAGGGGAGCAGAGTAAGAGCCATTCATGAAAaacaggaggacaggaaggaaaatTTGAGGGAGGGAAAAGGTGGATTGGAGGATTAAAAAGGTAAGCTGATGTAAAAAGGTAATGGTTAGACAACAGAGCCAAAATTCTAACAACAAGTCCTGCTGAGACTGCAAAAAAGTACCTTTAATAGAAATGAAATTGAACATCACACTTAGAGTGAGAAACCTTTCCCAAGGATGACACAGAATATATTTCTATTTGATATAGTAACCTTTAATGCGATTACAGGGCCATGCCACAATTCCCAATAAGCGTCATCTTGCCTATAATTACTTTAAAGCTGTATCTCTCTGGTCTCCTCTGTGAAGTTAAAGTGAAAACGCAGTCTTTTTAAGACCTCTGTCCTCTGAATTTCTTAAAAACTAACAGGCAGGCAAGCAAAGAGACAGCATCTCAAAACAATCTATACTGGAAGCTTTTACTCTATAAATatgtaaaagagagagagaagatttGATGCAAAACCTGTTGAGTTCCTACCAGACAACTGCAGATGCATCTTGATTGGACTCGAAATTAATCACACtagtttatgtttatttagGTCAAATCTACTATTTCAAGTTAGCTAAATGCAGTGCACCCCGACTCTAAACAAgcttttatatatgtatgtataaaaattGCAGATAGTAAATTGACTGCTCTGGATGTTATTAGAAAATGCGAACAGGTTGGGAACTAAATGCAGCAAACACACTGGCAGCTTTATCTCCGCTTCTGTTTCATagttattattatgattataatTACTATTTTTTTCTCGACTCACCGGTTTAAAATTCTCCATTTACAAAACGGGACCTTCTTCCGGAGCAGTTTAGTTAGAAGTCGTTGGTTTTCGGATATTTCTGACGTGTGTCTGGTGGCggttggttggggggggggtgaaaaaaaaaagagtattaatttaaaaaacaaaacaaacaacaacaacaaaaaaataaacaaaaataggaGAACAGAAGTTATTTTTCGAAAGGGGGTTAGAAGAGCCACGTTAGACAGACGCCGGAGCAGAGGTGAAGGCGGAAAAGTACCGGAGACAGACGCACCACAGCGGCGTCCCTTCAGGTCCCATTATGCGAGGAGCGCAGCTGATGGCCGGACTCCGCCGTGAGGAGCACCGTCTTAGCCCGGCTGTTTGGGATGAGTGCTggaagacaggaggaggaggaagaagaggaggaggaggaggaggagcgccctctctctccctctctctgtgtgtgtctctgggtctctctccccctcagtGCAGGGCGGCTTGTGATCGAAAACTGCGTTTATGGGAAAGCTAAAAATGATGTGCAGAAACTGGGTTAgtcactgatttaaaaaaaaaaaaaaaaaagcaaagaaaaggaaatgattcACCCCATCCCTTCTTCTCGCTCTACTCGGGAACAAATATGAATAAACTAATCAATTATTCATGTGGTTTATGTGATTAGCTGAACCACTGAGGTTTTAGGCAACTTTTATTCCAGCAGGGCCGTAGAAAAGAATTGAACAGACCGGCAAATAAGGTTATGTCAGGCCCCTTTAAataaacacccccccccccccccccacccatttTTTTCTTGGCCGCTTGGAGGCAGTGGTAATAAGTTTTCAAAACCTGACACATCAttcaaaaaagtatttttgttttcattttatttattcacacttCAACAACATTATCATTCTTCTGGATTTCTGTTCCTGTAGATGGAAAATGTAAGTCCAATGTTTAAAGCCTTATAGCTCTAATATTACTCCCCAAGAGAAATATCCAGCCCAGTTAAATGTTTTGacacttttatttcattgatgttgtaaaacattaaattagAAACCACTTTGAAAaggcttctcttctctcttttgttgACCTCAACCATGTAGCTCATCAAATGCCTAACATGGCCGTTGGAACATCTGTGAAAATTGATTGTACATAAattaattttacaaaaaaaaaaaaaaaaagaaagaaaagagagagagagagagagagagagagacttaaTCTTAACAAACCTGGGGATAATTAGATCTGATCTGAAAACCTAGAGTGAGAACAATGGCTTGATTTAACAAGCAGTTGAAACGAACATCAATTTGATGTTGAACAAATGTGAAGCCATagaaactaattaaaaaaaaggaatttgttAATGTGTTTCAGAGACTATTTGAAACAGTGAAGTTTCTTTTCATTGCCTCTTCCAACAATCAAACATTCTCTACCCGACTGAGAGATCCATGTGCAGAAGATAATCATTTCCAATTTGATGTCTTTGAAGCAAATTCCAAATATATTCTTAGTTAACTGTCTAAAACTTTTACATGGACTattgattttgaaaaatattttccacattGTAAAACTGAGCAGAAGTGATCCTGAGCActcttaaattaatttaatattcaATATATTGACAAGCAACCTGGGGAAAATCAATATCCCATCTGTGGTCAGACTAAGTGGATTTTGGCCGAGTCCTACCTAGGTCTCACATTGGGTCTAGGTTCCTCCGAGCCAAATGAACCCAAGACCTTGACTTAAGAACCTCACTGGCTCATGAAAATATCATCTTTTACAGAAAAACGTAACTTTAGAAAGTACAAGTATTCGAGTCTATGACGACAAGCAAACCTGGTAATATTTATCCAGCAAGACTATAAGAGGCctaaaattatattttgctgCGTCTCTTGAGCTGGCAGAAATAGAGCTACACTATATCTCATGGcttgatattttctgtttgcattCTTTTCTGGGGACCTGGATGTCTTCAGAGTCTGTTCAATCATTTCAACATGTAAGTTTACtcaagaaagcaaaacaaaacaaaagagctccAGTGGAAAAGCTCTCTAAGCAATCACTGTCTGCAATGAAGAGGAGCAAGCATAACACGTAAAGTAAAATCACGTGACTGCTTAGTCACCCTATTCCCAATCTTCTACTTTTCGTACCATGACCTTTAGTAACAGTACTGTATGGTCTCTGAAATTCTGCTTagatttgattcagattttttcattgttttactgaAACGCGTCAAACAGCTTTGCAATCTGTGACACTACCAGCGATGTTGAAGCTCATAATTCAAAGAAGAACTATTTGTGTGAGTATATGGTCATTTGTATTCAGGCTCAGGCAGTGTCAATGTCACTACCTACACATTATTCAATGCTCTGTGGGACATTATGCAGCCATAATTGAATCAACAGGGAGCTTTTCCCTCTGatacatccattcattcatcttctacagcttatccgtttctgTTCAGAgtcaaacaaccactcacactcacactcagacctacaggtaatttagagtcaccaattaacctaaacatgcatgtttttggatggtgggaggaaaccggagtacccggaggaaacccactcaagCGCGCAGAGAGCatacaaactccgcacagaaaggccccaggcctggaaacCAAACCCACGACATTCTTGTtttgaggcaacagcactaaccattatgccaccatgctgctctgACACATACAGTCAACTGGAATGTCAATTGGGTTGATTCACATACAGACTGCAATCCATCTGGGGATTTCACTTTGATCAAGAGTATCAATGTGCACAGTATGAAAACATAATACTTATTTACATGCCATGTTACTCTCCATCAAAGCTGTGAATTTTACaaagtttgaaaatgacaaactgcCAGTGGTTGTTATTTGGAAACACAACTACACCAGCAGCTTGCAGTTCACACAATCATTAAGCTACACACAGTCCGCACCTGAAatgaccacacaaacacactttttgatACCCCTGTGCCCTTTTACAGCTATCTGGAGTTTTTAGTGACCCAACTGTGGCCATAAactgccccccgcccccccagaTAAAATATGGAATGGACATAATGACCTCACCTTGTGAAAAATTGTTCCACTCTCTAAACTGAAGCTGGCTGACACAAGAGTAGATGttgaaaaaaacacaaacaatcactcaaacacataaacacaccgGATGGAGGCTGGCCTTTTCAACTGATGAGCCTGTGAGCAATTCCAATAattcaaatgtcacaaaataaCAAGGTGGGTTGAATTTTGCGGTCAACTGCCTCCTGCAATTATCTTAAGCCATTACACTGACATTAAATTCCCAAatcccctctctctttgtcgTACAGTGCTTACAGGCAGCAACGGGGTCAGCCTGGCTCAGCATAAATGCAACCTGATGTATCCAACCTGAAGGACATTTATCTTCGCCTACTTTACaatcaacaaaaataatgaacacaGATTGGAAACAGATGCCAGTCTCCTATATAAAACTTGTATGTTTGCACCAAGAATTCATGCAGCCCAACCACCTCCAAACATGGACTGTTTTTTGCGGCACTTCACCAAAATAGTTTATGGAGACCATCAACCTGACTCACCTATGTGCCATGAAGAGCTGCTTACAAAGACAACGTAAAAGGCTGTTCTTCTTTCATTGCAGGCAGGCCACTCTTGTGAATGCTTGTGGCAGATAATGCTCTTGCCGTCCTCTGTGAATGATGTGACTTGAAGGGTGCAAAGAGCGCGGCTTACTGATAGAGGCAAAAGTGGCTATTCACTTTTTCGTCCTTCTTGGAACAATACCTTTCCTGACTACTGACTGCTGATGACCACCTCAAGAGTGGcacgcatgcaaacacacattgacATAGGCACCATTCAGTATGAGAGACACAAATCCAAATTCTAATTCCATATTTCCCTTGTTTGGCGGTTTTTCTTCACGAGTAAACTCTGAGgcttttgttttgacatttccCTTGTtgtgcctttgtttgtttgctgcctTCCTTGAGTTCAATTATTCATAAATACTCCACAACCATCATTCTTAGTTTGTCTAATCCCCATTAGGTATCTAAAATCTTCCTTCTGGGATTTAGACTATGGTGAGGTTTATTCTTGGTTTGCCAAACACACTGACTTGGCAGCCCCTTTGTCTACTGTTCAGAGAGCCAGTCAGTAGCAAGGGGGGGTTATAGATGCGCTTTTGGCCTATTTCCAGCACACAAAGAGACTAAGACAGCAGATCCTGCGCCCATTCCAACCCCGCAAAATGTCACTCTTTTGTCTACTGTTGCCCAAACTAAGCCGGTTCCCACTAAAGAACCACAGGAGCAGTGTTTCCTGAGCAGGCTCTGTATTCTACTTTAAACCAGCGTTTACATTAACATACCCATTACAGGAAAGCAGcaagagctgctgctgactttCCCCTTTTAATTAAAGCACAGGGactggatgaatgaatgacgcTAACAATAAAGACTTCATTGTGATGATGTCTTTATTGTGTGTGAGCTAATACTGGATCTGCAAAGATCATTTTTACGCTTGGACAGTTGCTGTGAGAAAAGCCATGAAACCCTGACCCCCTTGTGAGTACATGGAACATGCAGCGTTATGTTATGAAtgagacttttttgttttctttaatcgCAGAGAATATATTTTAGTTCATGTTGTCTAAATACCTGTACCTTCTTCCATGCCTGCCTTTAATCTAAGCCTTTGTCTGCCAGCTATGTTGATAAAGTGGGATTTTAAGACACTAGCTCATTTGAAACCAACCACTTTAATAACCCACAGAAAGGACAGGACTGTACGTCTCCATGTAAGAAAGCTAATTATAGCATCATTTCGTATTGATAAACCAAGCAGAAGACTGAATAGTAGCTTAATTTTTCTTACTCTTCAAAAGagtaatgtgattttttttttttttttttttatactgtgcCTGAAAGTTTTGAGACCAGAAATGCTGACGCTGTGAAATAGAAGAACGTCTTTAATTGATTTTGAAGTGTTGCTCACAGAGCATTAAGTGCCATCCTATTAGAGTGGGATGAGtgcattataaaaaaaaaaaaaataaaaaaaaaataaaaacatgatttaaagTACATTACAGATATGACCTTATGCCTCCATAAAAACATGCTTCATCGTCATCACAAAGGTTCTGCTTCTCTGGTTGGTTTCTTATGTCACACATTTCCATGAGGTGAAATAGGAATTAACCTTATCCATCTGTCATTTGTCCCACAGATAAGGGCAGCAGTGGCAACAGGGCAGGCACACAAGCTAAAATCTCCTTCTCCAGAGAAACCTTTACAGGCTCCACTTAAATGCAGGTGCAGTCTTTCCTTATGTCCTGAGTGGAAAAGGGAGTCCTTATCCACTTATTTCTGACCGATAG encodes:
- the kcnd3 gene encoding A-type voltage-gated potassium channel KCND3 isoform X1, which encodes MAAGVAAWLPFARAAAIGWMPVANLPMPVAPTEKSKRQDELIILNVSGRRFQTWRNTLDRYPDTLLGSSEKEFFYNEETKEYFFDRDPDVFRSVLNFYRTGKLHYPRYECISSYDEELAFFGIVPEIIGDCCYEEYKDRKRENAERLMDDQEDNKDAKLPNMTFRETMWRAFENPHTSTMALVFYYVTGFFIAVSVITNVVETVPCGSAPNQKEVPCGERYTVAFFCMDTACVMIFTVEYLMRLFAAPSRYRFMRSVMSIIDVVAILPYYIGLVMTDNEDVSGAFVTLRVFRVFRIFKFSRHSQGLRILGYTLKSCASELGFLLFSLTMAIIIFATVMFYAEKGSSSSKFTSIPASFWYTIVTMTTLGYGDMVPKTIAGKIFGSICSLSGVLVIALPVPVIVSNFSRIYHQNQRADKRRAQKKARLARIRISKTGSSNAFLHSKRNGLFNEALELTSSTEEEQRLSKSTSLLESQHHHLLHCLEKTTNHEFVDEQYYQQSYLDAGLQNYPSRSPSLSSQDGMTGTCCTRRSKKHHTPLPNASAATHMQPLTHTHTHQQGLQELSTIHIQPLSTSRSSLNMRVDEPAPLNCQSSQITTAIISIPTPPVTTPEGDAHLPAGPAHQNVVKVSAL
- the kcnd3 gene encoding A-type voltage-gated potassium channel KCND3 isoform X2; this translates as MAAGVAAWLPFARAAAIGWMPVANLPMPVAPTEKSKRQDELIILNVSGRRFQTWRNTLDRYPDTLLGSSEKEFFYNEETKEYFFDRDPDVFRSVLNFYRTGKLHYPRYECISSYDEELAFFGIVPEIIGDCCYEEYKDRKRENAERLMDDQEDNKDAKLPNMTFRETMWRAFENPHTSTMALVFYYVTGFFIAVSVITNVVETVPCGSAPNQKEVPCGERYTVAFFCMDTACVMIFTVEYLMRLFAAPSRYRFMRSVMSIIDVVAILPYYIGLVMTDNEDVSGAFVTLRVFRVFRIFKFSRHSQGLRILGYTLKSCASELGFLLFSLTMAIIIFATVMFYAEKGSSSSKFTSIPASFWYTIVTMTTLGYGDMVPKTIAGKIFGSICSLSGVLVIALPVPVIVSNFSRIYHQNQRADKRRAQKKARLARIRISKTGSSNAFLHSKRNGLFNEALDSTEEEQRLSKSTSLLESQHHHLLHCLEKTTNHEFVDEQYYQQSYLDAGLQNYPSRSPSLSSQDGMTGTCCTRRSKKHHTPLPNASAATHMQPLTHTHTHQQGLQELSTIHIQPLSTSRSSLNMRVDEPAPLNCQSSQITTAIISIPTPPVTTPEGDAHLPAGPAHQNVVKVSAL